The genomic window CATTCACAGGTGGGAAGTAGAGAGGAGCACTTTTGACCATCCAACGTTATCTAGTATTCTAGTCCAATAGTAGATACTAATCTTATGGAACCTAGGGTGAAGCTAAGTTGATGAATTGATATAAGCACTAAACTCATGTATTGgtgatttatttttaatttttttggtaCTTTTGTAAAGATTATCAAAACCAACCTGAAAGCGATTAAAGTCTATGCAAAATATTCTCAGTATGCAATAGAAATAAACAACATAAACAAGCCTCAGCAGTACACTCACTGAACCTTAGAAGGTTTTTCATATTGGAAAAGTAGAGACCTACCTTCCATACTCATCAACAAGAAATGCTTCATCATCACGCAAAGGGTCATTCAGAGCTCTCTCTGTACCTGAAGGACGGTGAGAGCTTCCGAATGATGCCTCGTTAAGAGCTTCAAGCTCTTTAATGTGATGGCGGATGATGTATTCTGAAATGGTTTTTCTCTCAAGCCAGAGTCTCAAAACCTAAACATCAAGACACACAAGTATGTAAAAGAAATGTGAAAGAACACTAAATTTATCATATGTTTCAATCAAGCATTGAACTCACTTGCCTTAAGACACTGCCTCCGATTCTCCCATGAAGAATTTCCAGGCGGTGCGGAAGCATATATTATTCGTGGTAGGACTGCCTGGATAAGAGAAGGATAGACATCGCCAGGTCCACCTACATGATTCATGACAGTAGCTTAGTAGCTTGAAATCAGTCCATTCAAAATGTTGAGAGAAACATGAGAATATTATGCCAGTACCTTTCTGATTGCGGCAGTATCGGATTATTGAATCGACAAGGAAGAACAGATCCACCCTTTTATATAAATTAGTTTCCTTTTCCATGTGTTCAATGGTGATATCCATTACCTAGGTTATTGAACAAAAAAGAGCAGAATCAAATTGCACCTACATCACACAACTTGACCCAGATTGATTGATTTAATGGCTACAAAAGAGCACAATTGTTTACTTCTAAGACAGAAGGCAGCAAAGGTTGTTCTATGCTCCAACAAACGCCCGGATTTTTAATCTCATGAAGCAATTATAGTGGGAAACATAACATGTCCATTACTAATTTCTAACTTGTGCACAGCTTGCGGTGCCACATTAGAAGAATGTACTGACAATGACCCCCTTATTCCAATTGTGAACAAAATCAGCCTTTGAGGTGAGAAGCAATCTGTATATGGGAAACTAGCCATGAGTGGATATCATATGGGAAAGTGATGTCAGATGAATAACTTCACATGCGAACCATAGAAAGATACAAATTGTATAAATACAATCAAGTAATTGATGATAATAAAACCATGTGCAATTATGCCAAATATACATCCAAGATAAGCCATATTGAAATAGCATGGTTCTAAGATTAAAGTGAAGAGTTTGCAAGGCCTAACCTCCCCAGCAATGCCATGTTTAGCACATTCCAGAGCAAGATGTGTTGCACGGGCTATACTTTCTTTTGTTCTTGTTAGTGTACCAACAAAAGCTTCAAACACCCTCCGTGCTGAATGGGCCTCATTTCGACATGCTAATTTGTTCAAGCCCTTTGGTTGCAGGTTATCAAAAGGAATCTTGGCACTATTTTGTTGAGTATGAACCCGATCTGATGCAAACCTCATCGTACGATTTGAAGGTGAACACCGGCCACTTGATCCTTCCTTGAGTTTAGGTACATTCACCAAAGACTTGGAAATAACCTTAGAATCTAGAAAATTTTCCATGAAAGAATTTGATCGAGAGAATCTATGAGCACATCCATCAGCAACTAGTTCTTTCATAGGCGTCGAGTCTGGAGATAAGCTCTTATCTGTTAGGCTTAAActgttgttgagttcttccggTGCAATGAATGAAGAACTATGCCTACAAGATAAAGTATTGAAACTATTATCAAGCATATCTACATGATTAAGAACATAAACGAAGAACGAGTTAACCTGATAAAGATTTTTAAGTTCTAAAGTTCAGTATGGAAGCACTAACACAGTAACCTGATAAGGATCTAAAGTTCTAAACCCTACACTTCCACCACCTCCTTAGGACCTACCCAGCCAGAGTACAGAAGACCTTTAATCCTGTTTGTACACTCTCCTGTCTACATTGTACAAACAGGCCAAGTAAATGCTGACATGCAAAGATGTTGGGACGAACACATAACTCCTAAGATCGTTGCGATAAGTTAATAATTTAAAGATGTCCAATGTCCAGGTAGAAAATGTGCCTATATAACTAACAAGTGAAGATTTGATTTGACAGGAAATAGAAAACTTACGCTTCACATGTCCTGGTGCTTGCATCAGAATGAATACATGAAACtttagaaaccaaagaagaggCACTTGTTCTGTCACAAACAATTGGTTCAGCTAAAACAGGCTCATCATGTGGCTCAGGATTGCAGCTTCCATTAGTATCTGAGACAACGACATTTGCTTGGCTAACTGGCTCAGCAGAGCCATCAATATTTTTACCAAAACCATTAGTAGAGCCGCTGATTGATTCCACAGGCTCATTTCCACTTGTTTTTGGCGAAGGTGGCTGATCAAATGATACAAAGGCAGGTTCTTTCAATTTCACAGAATAGGCTGGAGCTTTTCCACAGATATTGTTATCAATCCTATTATGAACAAACAAATCAGGAATGTTGTCGCCGTCCATGTGGTTTTCTTCACTAACTTTGTCTTTCAGTAGACTATCACTGACTTTGTCTTTCAGTAGACTATCACTGACCTCATTTTTCAAATCCAGAGGGACAGTAGAGACGGCATCCTTGTTCAACATGATATGTCGTGAGATATGCTTTTGGCCAGTTGGGGCATCCAAAGAATCTGCACTCAAAGATACTTTGGGGCTTTTGGCTATTGCAGATTTTGGACTCTTAACAAGTGTATCTGCAGAGTTATTAGAAGGGGGCCCTGCTACTGTGCAACCTTTCAGGATAATCTCCTTAGACTTTGTAACTTCAGGAAGATTACTAATATTTTCAGAAACATTAGCAGACATAGCTTCTAAAGCACGATGAAGGCGTTTTGATGGAGGCAAAGCAGCTTCTACATCCAATGTCAAAACCTTTGGTTGGTATTCTCTATGCTTGCAAGCAGTCTGAACTTCTCCTGATGGAACAGACAGGTCTATTTTGGGTGAAGGATCTATGCCAGGAGGTACCCCAATAGCGGAATGATCTTCTCCATATGGTGCAGACTTGCCAGACTTATAACATTGATCTGCATGTTCAGCCAACTCCATTTTGCTATAAGAAACATCAGGCTCATCAATTGTGGCATTATCCAGTATAGATCTTTCCATCCGGACCCTTGCCCTTTTGACCAATGGCAAGTGGTCATCTCCACCAGACTTGCTAATTTCATTACTTGAATTCGGAGAATCTACAAGATTTCCACTTGACTTTGGTTGCAATTCGCTATCCATATTTGTTACCACACTAATGGCAGGATTATTAGCACAATTAGTGTTTggccttctttttcttttgaaagtTAGAGTTGTGCTCATGGGAAGATCATGCGTTTCATTCAGCTTGACTTCTTTATCCCTGACTTCAGTTTGAGGCACATCAATACAACAAGTACTTTGTACAATTTTTGTTGCAATACTCAGTTTTTTATCATCATTACTGATCTCAGAGGCTCCAAGTTGAATGCAGGTTCCTTGACTGGAATGTGACAGAATAACTTCCTTTGTAGCAGAAGGGGAACATGAGTTAGATTTGTCATCATCAATGCTCTTATGCCGGGCAGAGTCTTCCTGCTTGTCGCTAGGAATCAAATCAACAGAAGGCAGATTGGTACCATTCATCAGCCCACTAGAGTCCTGACTAGTTCTTGATTTGGAACCTGATGAATTTTTTGACCTCCGTGGCAATTTGAAATTATTATGTGTGCAAGAATCTTGTTGCTGTGCATCTTTTTGCCTCTTCTTAGAACATGAACTAGCATGCAAAGGAGAATGTCTAAGTTCATCGAGGACAGGTAACTTTTGAATAGGCTCACCATGTGCAGAATTCACAACACAGCACTCACCCTCCATTGTAATGATATTAGGTCCAGTAGTACTGATCATGCTGTGGTCCATGGAAGAGGTAGGCCGGTCCTCCATCTTGTTGTCACTGACCAGATCAGAACCATCCTCAGGACCTCCGGTATCTAAACTGCTACTGTTATTGAGGAGATTTTTGACATCCGGCCTCACATTATTTTTAGTCAAACCACTCTTATTATTATTCTCTGTCTTTAATAAAGAATCATAAATCTCAACTATTTCCTTGACTGCTCGGACAAAATCTGCTCCTCTGCCATATCGCTTAGCCAGTAAagatttctttttctcttccgtGAATGCCTCAAGGTCAGTGTAGTTACAGAAAGCACTACAATATAAAAGTTTGATGTCAGAAAAAGAATTAATATTTCGGGATTGAGATTTAGAATCAAGAAGTAAATGTAGGTCTGGTAGCTACCATGAGGTGCAACCG from Phragmites australis chromosome 14, lpPhrAust1.1, whole genome shotgun sequence includes these protein-coding regions:
- the LOC133891764 gene encoding protein HUA2-LIKE 2-like, with amino-acid sequence MPPARKKRGAAAAAAAAAAAAAQWKVGDLVLAKMKGFPPWPAMISEPHQWDLSPVGKKFLVYFYGTKEIAFCNYTDLEAFTEEKKKSLLAKRYGRGADFVRAVKEIVEIYDSLLKTENNNKSGLTKNNVRPDVKNLLNNSSSLDTGGPEDGSDLVSDNKMEDRPTSSMDHSMISTTGPNIITMEGECCVVNSAHGEPIQKLPVLDELRHSPLHASSCSKKRQKDAQQQDSCTHNNFKLPRRSKNSSGSKSRTSQDSSGLMNGTNLPSVDLIPSDKQEDSARHKSIDDDKSNSCSPSATKEVILSHSSQGTCIQLGASEISNDDKKLSIATKIVQSTCCIDVPQTEVRDKEVKLNETHDLPMSTTLTFKRKRRPNTNCANNPAISVVTNMDSELQPKSSGNLVDSPNSSNEISKSGGDDHLPLVKRARVRMERSILDNATIDEPDVSYSKMELAEHADQCYKSGKSAPYGEDHSAIGVPPGIDPSPKIDLSVPSGEVQTACKHREYQPKVLTLDVEAALPPSKRLHRALEAMSANVSENISNLPEVTKSKEIILKGCTVAGPPSNNSADTLVKSPKSAIAKSPKVSLSADSLDAPTGQKHISRHIMLNKDAVSTVPLDLKNEVSDSLLKDKVSDSLLKDKVSEENHMDGDNIPDLFVHNRIDNNICGKAPAYSVKLKEPAFVSFDQPPSPKTSGNEPVESISGSTNGFGKNIDGSAEPVSQANVVVSDTNGSCNPEPHDEPVLAEPIVCDRTSASSLVSKVSCIHSDASTRTCEAHSSSFIAPEELNNSLSLTDKSLSPDSTPMKELVADGCAHRFSRSNSFMENFLDSKVISKSLVNVPKLKEGSSGRCSPSNRTMRFASDRVHTQQNSAKIPFDNLQPKGLNKLACRNEAHSARRVFEAFVGTLTRTKESIARATHLALECAKHGIAGEVMDITIEHMEKETNLYKRVDLFFLVDSIIRYCRNQKGGPGDVYPSLIQAVLPRIIYASAPPGNSSWENRRQCLKVLRLWLERKTISEYIIRHHIKELEALNEASFGSSHRPSGTERALNDPLRDDEAFLVDEYGSNAGFHLQNLISTKLLEDEEGRSSEERSFEAVTPGHEVTGASELDTSELHAVKHQLVLEEVDGELEMEDAAPYSGAEASCTSHQDVSNASCTGTAQHLNSIPPLPYDKPPSPPPLPSSPPPLPRPPSSASQGSHVQGALLVAADCVEQHRPGATYNVEGQQPYSVANNHDNMDACVANPYALQPPVSYNSGYVGHTNQILPPPPPPPPPPPQPVAPFHPSGPHGNLCGSSVPNHGNNYHQPPSAPLPNNAYHLQPPPHPPAPNQFLYPPEPEQRTQPWNYNPSYPQRYQYGGHDIGHHEYDRRHFDDRGHHFDDRGHPFNGGGHCFDDGGYQFDDRWHHFHDRGPHFSDRAVRGQMHHDIIDGGRFPPYFPPGPPFPEHFEAPPTPLHCGQPSDPPPGPCSGWSMPHRRSKYPLASRHSMEPPISHGGGWRRHVRRDYDR